The following are from one region of the Nicotiana tabacum cultivar K326 chromosome 3, ASM71507v2, whole genome shotgun sequence genome:
- the LOC107798019 gene encoding uncharacterized protein LOC107798019 — translation MDAIIWNVRSVNTMQAFERLITMHRKHHFEFIGILEPMQQSHKMERYRARIGLAQAVVNVSHKIWAFIDDIFEVTILYNMTQQLTLRLMHSETHVELILTLVYAKCDRTERIELWDTLYGMASDMTVPWLVGGNFNVIWDEEDKYGGLLVSLIEVDDFRHCINTCNLTDLGFKGSIFTWWNGRSEEDCIFKRLDRCFGNNELQQTFPGLEITHLSKIGSDHCPMLLKCDIETPPIKKATYGDIFQKIASLEEVVLVHERQYEVNPTQMNRQRLKRVQAEMIKYLALEEEFWRQKASMSWFKDGDRNTKFSTLKLMGEGRD, via the exons ATGGATGCCATTATATGGAATGTCAGGTCAGTAAACACAATGCAAGCATTTGAAAGGCTGATTACAATGCATAGAAAACATCATTTTGAGTTCATAGGAATCCTTGAGCCTATGCAACAGTCTCACAAAATGGAGAGGTATAGAGCAAGAATTGGTTTGGCACAGGCTGTGGTGAATGTGTCACACAAGATTTGGgcttttattgatgacatttttgaggttactattttatataacatgaCTCAACAGCTGACTTTGAGATTAATGCACTCTGAAACACATGTTGAGCTCATCCTTACACTAGTCTATGCCAAATGTGATCGCACTGAAAGAATAGAACTATGGGATACGTTGTATGGAATGGCATCAGATATGACGGTACCTTGGCTAGTTGGAGGCAACTTTAATGTGATATGGGATGAGGAAGATAAATATGGGGGCTTGCTAGTTTCTCTCATTGAAGTAGATGACTTCAGACACTGCATCAATACCTGCAATTTGACAGACTTGGGTTTTAAAGGAAgcatatttacatggtggaatggaaGATCAGAGGAGGACTGCATTTTTAAAAGATTGGACAGATGTTTTGGCAATAATGAATTGCAACAGACATTTCCTGGATTGGAGATAACTCACCTATCCAAAATTGGGTCTGATCATTGCCCAATGCTGCTGAAATGTGATATAGAAACTCCTCCAATTAAGAA AGCTACATATGGGGATATATTCCAGAAGATTGCAAGCCTTGAGGAGGTGGTCTTGGTTCATGAAAGACAATATGAAGTCAATCCTACACAGATGAATAGACAAAGATTAAAACGGGTCCAAGCTGAAATGATTAAATATCTTGCATTAGAAGAAGAATTCTGGAGACAAAAAGCTAGCATGTCATGGTTCAAAGATGGCGATAGAAACACTAAATTCTCCACGCTCAAGTTAATGGGAGAAGGAAGAGACTGA